From a region of the Helianthus annuus cultivar XRQ/B chromosome 5, HanXRQr2.0-SUNRISE, whole genome shotgun sequence genome:
- the LOC110938596 gene encoding uncharacterized protein LOC110938596 isoform X1 — translation MILFSHGFTFPLPNSGFRSHLIPIRLPLSLSLSTIQKPKLSRFRNPKLSLSAIQKPQAFLPLDNRQTCAGFVNDGGCGWKMMTLVGGQIGTILTRSTFCLKACFGLWKSVHSVDATCFVYVYGYIPARFICSC, via the exons ATGATTTTGTTTTCACATGGATTCACCTTTCCCCTTCCAAATTCGGGTTTCAGATCTCATCTCATTCCTATCCgcctccccctctctctctctctctcgacgATTCAGAAACCCAAACTCTCTCGATTCAGAAACCCCAAGCTCTCTCTCTCGGCGATTCAGAAACCCCAAGCATTCCTACCACTTGACAATCGTCAA ACATGCGCTGGGTTCGTCAACGATGGTGGCTGTGGGTGGAAGATGATGACGTTGGTTGGTGGCCAGATTGGTACCATCCTTACCAGATCTACCTTTTGTTTG AAAGCTTGCTTTGGGCTCTGGAAATCAGTTCATTCTGTTGATGCCACCT GTTTTGTTTATGTCTATGGATACATACCTGCAAGGTTTATTTGTTCTTGCTAA
- the LOC110938596 gene encoding transportin-1-like isoform X2 yields the protein MLQVNNDPDEEVSLEACEFWSVFCEAPLPPDNLRPFLPRLIPVLLSKMAYADDDESLLDAEEDGSLLDRDQLMDFYQSTPKLKPLKPGTRYAEFSCGDN from the exons ATGCTACAAGTGAACAACGATCCTGATGAGGAAGTGTCACTTGAAGCCTGTGAATTTTG GTCTGTGTTTTGTGAAGCACCGTTGCCACCTGATAATTTACGACCATTCTTGCCACGTCTGATTCCC GTTCTGTTGTCAAAGATGGCTTATGCCGACGATGATGAGTCCTTACTTGATGCAGAG GAGGATGGTTCTCTTCTGGATAGAGATCAG TTAATGGATTTCTATCAAAGCACTCCGAAGCTGAAGCCGCTGAAGCCCGGGACAAGATATGCAGA
- the LOC110938596 gene encoding transportin-1-like isoform X4: MLQVNNDPDEEVSLEACEFWSVFCEAPLPPDNLRPFLPRLIPVLLSKMAYADDDESLLDAEEDGSLLDRDQDLKPHFHSSRFHEYE; encoded by the exons ATGCTACAAGTGAACAACGATCCTGATGAGGAAGTGTCACTTGAAGCCTGTGAATTTTG GTCTGTGTTTTGTGAAGCACCGTTGCCACCTGATAATTTACGACCATTCTTGCCACGTCTGATTCCC GTTCTGTTGTCAAAGATGGCTTATGCCGACGATGATGAGTCCTTACTTGATGCAGAG GAGGATGGTTCTCTTCTGGATAGAGATCAG GATTTGAAGCCGCATTTCCATTCGTCACGTTTTCATGAATACGAAtga
- the LOC110938596 gene encoding transportin-1-like isoform X3 → MLQVNNDPDEEVSLEACEFWSVFCEAPLPPDNLRPFLPRLIPVLLSKMAYADDDESLLDAEEDGSLLDRDQLMDFYQSTPKLKPLKPGTRYAE, encoded by the exons ATGCTACAAGTGAACAACGATCCTGATGAGGAAGTGTCACTTGAAGCCTGTGAATTTTG GTCTGTGTTTTGTGAAGCACCGTTGCCACCTGATAATTTACGACCATTCTTGCCACGTCTGATTCCC GTTCTGTTGTCAAAGATGGCTTATGCCGACGATGATGAGTCCTTACTTGATGCAGAG GAGGATGGTTCTCTTCTGGATAGAGATCAG TTAATGGATTTCTATCAAAGCACTCCGAAGCTGAAGCCGCTGAAGCCCGGGACAAGATATGCAGAGTAA